A single window of Strix uralensis isolate ZFMK-TIS-50842 chromosome 28, bStrUra1, whole genome shotgun sequence DNA harbors:
- the REEP4 gene encoding receptor expression-enhancing protein 4: MVSWMLSRVIVLVFGMLYPAYASYKAVKSKNIREYVRWMMYWIIFALFTATETFTDLLISWFPFYYEIKTAFVIWLLSPYTRGASLLYRKFVHPTLSRKEKEIDTYIIRARERSYETMVRFGKRGLNLAATAAVQAATKSQGVLAGRLRSFSMHDLRSVPDETPVHYRDPLYLEEQESHRQLLASAGQQYESETDDEELWSDSQVSPQPSPRSSRDPKPLSRSRSLRGVRKTMLGKEGSSRLLRSQIRRKAAPPEQDS; this comes from the exons ATGGTGTCCTGGATGCTCAGCCGGGTGATTGT GCTGGTTTTCGGGATGCTCTACCCTGCCTACGCTTCCTACAAGGCCGTGAAGTCCAAAAACATCCGGGAATAC GTCCGCTGGATGATGTACTGGATCATCTTCGCGCTCTTCACGGCCACCGAGACCTTCACCGACCTGCTCATCTCCTG GTTTCCTTTCTACTACGAAATTAAGACGGCGTTTGTCATCTGGCTGCTCTCCCCCTACACGCGGGGGGCCAGCCTGCTCTACCGTAAATTCGTGCACCCCACGCTGTCCCGCAAGGAGAAG GAGATCGACACGTACATCATCCGGGCCAGGGAACGCAGCTACGAGACGATGGTGCGTTTCGGCAAGAGGGGCCTCAACCTGGCGGCCACGGCCGCTGTCCAGGCGGCCACCAAG AGCCAGGGTGTTCTGGCCGGGCGGCTCCGCAGCTTCAGCATGCACGACCTGCGCTCCGTCCCTGACGAGACCCCCGTGCACTACCGGGACCCCCTGTACCTGGAGGAGCAGGagagccacaggcagctgctgg CCTCGGCCGGGCAGCAGTACGAGAGCGAGACGGACGATGAGGAGCTCTGGTCGGACTCGCAGGTCTCTCCCCAGCCTTCACCCCGCAGCAGCCGGGACCCCAAACCCCTCTCCCGCAGCCGCAGCCTACGTGGGGTGAGGAAGACTATGCTGGGCAAAGAG GGCTCTTCCCGGCTCTTGCGCAGCCAGATCAGGAGGAAAGCGGCTCCGCCGGAGCAGGATAGCTAA
- the LGI3 gene encoding leucine-rich repeat LGI family member 3, translating into MELRRGRRMVRGQLSALLLLLALAWLWLPAEGRRPPRPPPCPPSCSCTRDTAFCVDSKAVPRNLPPEVISLTMVNAAFTEIREAAFAHIPSLQFLLLNSNKFTLIGDNAFAGLSHLQYLFIENNDIQALSKATFRGLKSLTHLSLANNNLQTLPRDLFKPLDILSDLDLRGNTLACDCKIKWLVEWLESTNTTVPAIFCSSPGQFEGQRIRDLALGDFQCITTDFVVHQVLPFQSVSAEPFTYASDLYVALAQPGASSCAVLKWDYVERKLRDFDRIPAHSAVHCKPIVAQNQLYVVVAQLFGGSYIYRWDTAVDKFIKIQDIDSQKTRKPNDIEAFQIEGDWYFVIADSSKAGSTSLYRLNQNGFYSHQALHAWHRDTDVEYVENDGKPRLIISSSSQAPVIYQWNRAQKQFTAQGEVGEMLDVQMVKHFKVKRDQFLCLSRYIGDSKVVRWEGQRFVELQTLPSRGSMVMQPFSVEQRQYLALGSDFSFTHVYLWEEEKQKFVKFQELSVQAPRAFRYVPAADVQLLLAPSFKANTLVYRHVVVDLSL; encoded by the exons ATGGAGCTGCGGCGTGGGAGGAGGATGGTGAGGGGCCAGCtctccgctctcctcctcctcctcgccttgGCCTGGCTCTGGTTGCCAGCGGAGGGTCGGCGGCCCCCCCGGCCACCCCCTTGTCCCCCAAGCTGCTCCTGCACCCGGGACACAGCTTTCTGCGTGGACTCCAAGGCTGTGCCCAGGAATCTCCCCCCTGAGGTCATCTCGCT GACAATGGTGAACGCAGCTTTCACCGAGATCCGAGAGGCCGCCTTCGCCCACATCCCCTCGCTGCAGTTCCT CCTGCTCAACTCCAACAAGTTCACGTTGATCGGGGACAACGCCTTCGCCGGCCTCTCGCATCTCCAGTACCT gtTCATCGAGAACAACGACATCCAGGCACTCTCAAAGGCAACTTTCCGTGGGCTCAAGTCCCTGACTCACCT GTCCTTGGCCAACAACAACCTACAGACGCTGCCCCGGGACCTCTTCAAGCCGCTGGACATCCTGAGTGACCT GGACCTCCGGGGCAACACGCTGGCCTGCGACTGCAAGATCAAGTGGCTGGTGGAGTGGTTGGAAAGCACCAACACCACGGTCCCCGCCATCTTCTGCAGCAGCCCCGGGCAGTTCGAGGGCCAGCGGATCCGGGACCTGGCGCTGGGTGACTTCCAGTGCATCACCACGG ATTTTGTGGTGCACCAGGTCCTGCCCTTCCAGTCGGTGTCGGCTGAGCCCTTCACTTACGCCAGCGACCTGTACGTGGCCCTGGCGCAGCCCGGTGCCAGCAGCTGCGCCGTCCTCAAGTGGGACTACGTGGAGCGCAAGCTGCGCGACTTCGACCGCATCCCTG CTCACTCGGCAGTGCACTGCAAGCCCATCGTGGCGCAGAACCAGCTGTACGTGGTGGTGGCCCAGCTCTTCGGTGGCTCCTACATCTACCGCTGGGACACGGCCGTGGACAAGTTCATCAAGATCCAAGACATCGACAGCCAGAAGACCCGCAAGCCCAACGACATCGAGGCCTTCCAGATCGAAGGCGACTGGTACTTCGTCATCGCCGACAGCTCCAAGGCGGGTTCCACCAGCCTCTACCGCCTCAACCAGAACGGTTTCTACTCCCACCAAGCCCTCCACGCCTGGCACCGCGACACCGACGTGGAATACGTGGAGAATGACGGCAAACCCCGGCTGATCATCTCCAGCAGCTCCCAAGCGCCCGTCATCTACCAGTGGAACCGGGCACAGAAACAATTCACGGCccagggggaggtgggggagatgCTGGACGTGCAGATGGTGAAGCACTTCAAGGTGAAGCGGGACCAGTTCCTCTGCCTCAGCCGCTACATCGGCGACTCCAAGGTGGTGCGATGGGAAGGGCAGCGCTTCGTCGAGCTGCAGACGCTGCCGTCCCGCGGCTCCATGGTGATGCAGCCCTTCTCGGTGGAGCAACGGCAGTACCTGGCCCTGGGCAGTGACTTCTCCTTCACCCACGTCTACCTGTgggaagaggagaagcagaaattCGTCAAGTTTCAGGAGCTGTCGGTGCAGGCGCCGCGGGCGTTCCGTTACGTGCCGGCTGCCGACGtgcagctcctcctggctcccagTTTCAAGGCCAACACGCTGGTCTACCGGCACGTGGTGGTGGACCTCAGCCTCTAG
- the LOC141935823 gene encoding surfactant protein C-like, translating into MEGEMDGSSKEPLMEEAPPRYTASPRLPCIPHQLKCLLVVVVVVVILVVVIVAFLLLGLHITETHAETVLRMTIHGLDGEGTPQHLSMSKKERTGTFAVRDGLNASAVVVYDYSKLLVSYRSWRHRACYVTRVDKDNIPGLDAVTETFQRRQAEMKEASGNAEPLADRSILGTTVNILCSTVPVYWA; encoded by the exons ATGGAGGGCGAGATGGACGGCAGCTCCAAAGAGCCTCTGATGGAGGAGGCACCCCCG AGGTACACAGCCTCCCCCCGCCTGCCCTGCATCCCCCACCAGCTCAAGTGCCTCctcgtggtggtggtggtggtggtcatCCTCGTGGTGGTCATCGTCGCCttcctcctcctggggctgcacATCACCGAGACGCACGCTGAGACG GTCTTGCGAATGACCATCCATGGCCTGGATGGCGAAGGGACCCCCCAGCACCTCTCCATGAGCAAGAAGGAACGGACCGGGACATTCGCGGTGCGGGACGGGCTCAACGCCTCCGCCGTGGTGGTGTACGACTACAGCAAg CTGCTGGTCAGCTACAGGTCCTGGCGTCACCGCGCCTGCTACGTCACCCGCGTGGACAAGGACAATATTCCAGGGCTGGACGCTGTCACCGAGACCTTCCAGCGCAGGCAG GCTGAGATGAAGGAAGCCAGTGGCAACGCCGAGCCCCTGGCTGACCGCTCCATCCTGGGCACCACCGTTAACATCCTCTGCAGCACCGTCCCTGTGTACTGGGCGTAG
- the LOC141935642 gene encoding surfactant protein C-like, with product MESNMKQVVVEEPLDPEKGCCGSGCCKLCCCCKSCAVCCAKCARCCLPQCCKCPSCSSCIKRSLCFVPRLLCYLPRKLLGCHHLKCLLIVVVVVVLLVVIIAGALLMWLRADQRHADAVLRMGLWREPAWEEDVATFYVDGGDGNPATVVYDYKNLLVSYRSQLHRACYITRMDQNNIPGLDAVTETFQRRQAEKKLAMPLGDRSLLGTTASILCSAVIPVYWA from the exons atgGAGAGCAACATGAAGCAGGTGGTGGTTGAAGAGCCGCTG GACCCGGAGAAGGGCTGCTGCGGCTCCGgctgctgcaagctctgctgctgctgcaaatccTGCGCCGTTTGCTGCGCCAAATGCGCCCGGTGCTGCCTGCCCCAGTGCTGCAAATGCCCCAGTTGCTCCAGCTGCATCAAGCGGTCGCTCTGTTTCGTGCCTCGCCTGCTCTGCTACCTGCCCCGCAAGCTCCTCGGCTGCCACCACCTCAAGTGCCTCCTCATCGTGGTGGTGGTCGTGGTCTTGCTGGTGGTCATCATCGCCGGCGCCCTGCTGATGTGGCTGCGCGCAGACCAGCGGCACGCCGACGCC GTCTTGAGGATGGGGCTGTGGAGAGAACCGGCCTGGGAAGAGGACGTGGCCACTTTTTACGTGGATGGTGGGGATGGAAACCCGGCCACGGTCGTCTACGACTACAAGAAT CTGCTGGTCAGCTACAGATCCCAGCTCCACCGCGCCTGCTACATCACCCGCATGGACCAGAACAATATTCCAGGGCTGGACGCTGTCACCGAGACCTTCCAGCGCCGGCAG GCCGAGAAGAAGCTCGCCATGCCCCTGGGCGATCGCTCCCTCCTGGGCACCACGGCAAGCATCCTCTGCAGCGCCGTCATCCCTGTCTACTGGGCTTAG